The genome window GCGTATAATCGAAGGGACCGAGGTCTTGGGGACGCAGGCGCTTGACGTTCCAAGCGTGAACAAGTTCGTGCGCGGCGATCCAGTAGGTTAAATCCATGGCGTCGCCGGAATCGCTCAAGTCGTGGTTGCGGGTAATCTGGCAGGCGTCGAGATGCTCCATTCCGGCAGTGTTGCGGGAGTCGGGGAGGAAATGGAAGAAAAAGGTATAGCGATCCTGCGGGATGGCGCCAAGCATGGCGACGGCGGTTTCTTGCAAACGGCGGATTTTATCCACGAAAGCGGGGATATGGCGGCGGTCGCCGTTATTAAGCAGGCTGACGCGATAGACGGTTCGCCCGATCTTGAATTCCTCCACAAAAAAAAGCCCCAACTGGACGAGATGATCGATCATGAGATCGTAGTTGGGAAAAGCGAATTGCGTCTGTCCCAAATCGCCCGCGCTGGAGAGGATCATCCAGCCATCGGGCTTCTCGATGGTCAGAGAAACGGGATTGTCCTTATGTCCGACGGCGTACATATAGAGGCTGGCGCCGTCGAGGAAGGCGTGGAAATCGTTGAGTTGGGAATAGGCGCCGTCGAGGTTGTCGGCGTAGACCTTATAGGAAACCTCGATCGATGGAACGCCCTTTGTCTCAATGCGCCAAGTTTGCTTGTCGATCTTTTTTACGGGCAAAGGCTCGCTGGTGCGGGCGGAAAAGTCGCGGACATTGCGCGAGAAATTGCGGATGGAATAACGTCCCGGCGACCAGGCGGGCATTTGCAGATCCACGGTCTCCTGGCCGAGACCGTCCAGATGGAGGCGCAAGTTGAAGTAATGATCCCAGGGACGAGGCATAGAGATGGAATAACGAATCTCCAAGGCGCTGCAAGACGAAGATGGAAACCAAATCATCAAGGTAAAAAAAACGAATTTGCGAAATGAAGCAAACATGATCGTCCTCCAACTTAGAACGTCAGTACTTTCCTATCGCTTTGCAAAATCTCCGTCAGAGGTTTGCCCATGCCTTTGACTTCAATGCCGAGAGAACGGAGTTTTTCCGTAACGCCGTAGGAATCGGCGCAATCGATGCAGGCCTTCAGGACGACGCCATCTTCCTTCATGGCCTTGAGCTTCTTTTGCAGCGGTAGATCCTCGCTTAACAGCTTGGCCGACGGTCCCCATATTACAAGCAGCACTTCGTCGAACCATTCGTTTCTCTTCGCGTTATGGGCGTACATAAAACATACGCGATGGGCGACGTCGGGATCGCCGCTGCTCCAAATTATCGCTAAACGTTTCCGCATCACTTTCTCCTTGATGATGAAATCCATTGGAATCATAGAAAAATCCTATTCAAAATACTATTCTTATACTCAATTAACAATGTTTCGACACATATAGACTAGACGCATTACATATCATATCGCGGATTTGGACGAAACTCTGATATGGGAGAAATAACCGATATGAATAAAATCCATTTGATCTGCAATGCGCATATCGATCCGGTTTGGTTATGGGAGTGGGAGGAAGGAGCGGCGGCGGCTTTGGCGACGTTCCGGGCGGCGACGGATTTATGCGAGGAATTCGAGGGATTCGTCTTCAATCACAACGAAGCGCTTCTCTATCAATGGGTGGAAGAATTCGATCCCGATCTGTTTCAGCGCATTCGCATTTTGATAGAAGCCGGAAAATGGCGCATCATGGGCGGGTGGTTTTTGCAGCCCGACTGCAATATGCCCAGCGGAGAATCGTTGATACGCCAAATCGAACGCGGACGAAGATATTTCCGTTCGCGCTTCGACGCCGCTCCGACGACGGCGATCAATTTCGATCCCTTCGGACACAGCCGGGGATTGGTGCAGATTCTCGTCAAATCCGGCTACGATTCCTATCTTTTCTGCCGTCCATCCGCGAAAGAATGCGATTTGCCCGCCGACGATTTTCTATGGACGGGTTTCGACGGTTCGGCCATCCTAGCCCATCGCGCTCCCGGCCATTACAACACCAACCTAGGCCAAGCGCGGAGCAAAGTCGAACAATGGATGGCGAATCATCCCCTCCAACCGCTGAGCCTGGTCCTTTGGGGCGTGGGGAATCATGGGGGCGGGCCTTCCCGCAAGGATTTACGGGAGTTGGAAGAGTTGATGAAGCAGAGCGGAGAATGGGAAATCGTTCATTCAACGCCCGAAAATTATTTCCAGGATTTGAAAGCCTCCCGCGCCTCTCTTCCCCGTTGCGAAAAGAGCATCAATCCCTTTTCTCCCGGCTGCTACACAACGCAAATCCGGGTCAAACAGAAACACCGCCTTTTGGAAAACGAACTTTACTCCGCGGAAAAAATGCTGTCTCACGCCGCTATTCAAGTACTTCTGGATTATCCGCAGAAAGAGTTGGAAGAGGCGGAGCGCGATCTGTTGGCGTCCGAATTTCACGATATTCTGCCTGGTTCCAGCATTCAGCCTGTGGAGGAGTATGCGCTGCGCCTGATGGATCATGGATTGGAGATTCTATCGCGTTTGAAGACGCGAGCGTTTTTCGCACTTGCTCAATATCAAGAGAAAGCGAAGGAAGGCGAATATCCTATTTTGATATACAATCCCCATCCCTATCCAGTTTCTTATACCATCGAGTGCGAATTTCAGATGGCGGATTGGAATCGCAGCGATTCATTTCAATATCCCATTATTTATTCGCAAGGGAAGCGGATTCCATGCCAACTGGAGAAAGAGCAATGCCATATCCATGTCGAATGGCGCAAGCGCGCCGTTTTTCGCGCGGAATTGTCGCCCAGCAGCATGAATCGCTTCAATTGCTTATTGGAAGACCGTTCCAGCAAGCCGGAAATCCGTTTGCAGGAAGTGGATGGAAAACTTACCTTCCATTCAGATCGATTGGAAGCCGTTATCAATACCCGAACCGGCCTGATGGATTCCTATCGCATAGATGGAGTGGAATATCTAAAACCGTACGCCTTTCTGCCGCGAGTCATGGAAGACGACGGCGATTCGTGGGGGATTCATGTACGGAGTTTTCCCCGGAAAGCGGGAGTTTTCCAATTGATGGCGCCGGAAGAGTGCGCTCGTTTTTTGGGGATCGAGAATGACAGATTGAATCCGGTTCGGGTTATCGAAGACGGAGAGGTTCGGACGGTGGCGGAAGCCGTTTTCGCATACGGACGCTCGGCGTTAGTTCTGACGTATAAATTGCCCAAGCAGGGCGTGGAATTGGAAG of Candidatus Omnitrophota bacterium contains these proteins:
- a CDS encoding DsrE family protein, which codes for MRKRLAIIWSSGDPDVAHRVCFMYAHNAKRNEWFDEVLLVIWGPSAKLLSEDLPLQKKLKAMKEDGVVLKACIDCADSYGVTEKLRSLGIEVKGMGKPLTEILQSDRKVLTF
- a CDS encoding glycoside hydrolase family 38 C-terminal domain-containing protein; its protein translation is MNKIHLICNAHIDPVWLWEWEEGAAAALATFRAATDLCEEFEGFVFNHNEALLYQWVEEFDPDLFQRIRILIEAGKWRIMGGWFLQPDCNMPSGESLIRQIERGRRYFRSRFDAAPTTAINFDPFGHSRGLVQILVKSGYDSYLFCRPSAKECDLPADDFLWTGFDGSAILAHRAPGHYNTNLGQARSKVEQWMANHPLQPLSLVLWGVGNHGGGPSRKDLRELEELMKQSGEWEIVHSTPENYFQDLKASRASLPRCEKSINPFSPGCYTTQIRVKQKHRLLENELYSAEKMLSHAAIQVLLDYPQKELEEAERDLLASEFHDILPGSSIQPVEEYALRLMDHGLEILSRLKTRAFFALAQYQEKAKEGEYPILIYNPHPYPVSYTIECEFQMADWNRSDSFQYPIIYSQGKRIPCQLEKEQCHIHVEWRKRAVFRAELSPSSMNRFNCLLEDRSSKPEIRLQEVDGKLTFHSDRLEAVINTRTGLMDSYRIDGVEYLKPYAFLPRVMEDDGDSWGIHVRSFPRKAGVFQLMAPEECARFLGIENDRLNPVRVIEDGEVRTVAEAVFAYGRSALVLTYKLPKQGVELEVEARVFWYEKNRLLKLSIPTAFETDSYFGQTVYGTLEFACDGDEAAAQKWTAAVSRRQGRALTCINDGVYGSDFREGEMRLSLLRSPGYASANFFNEEPILPQNRFAPRTDQGERWFRFWITGGELKERMDNIDREALVHNEKPSILPCFPIGEGERRQPFILIEGGAALAAAFKKSKNSEDYILRCFNPTAKERKVTLHFPKMGIAEFVHFQSFEIKTFKLNPVAETLREMDRLIEV